A genome region from Fervidobacterium changbaicum includes the following:
- a CDS encoding fibronectin type III domain-containing protein: MRKVFLWFFVLLALVSTIAFSQVTQTTPLARLYYELKALLENPNVDLKEALDTLLQKYAPIVEPILPPGEYEEYSLGLSELDKALLENGIWITRATVEIFNQEVVEGPFLLNYDRETGQATGLITKLKAGKYNVIVKVLGLIDKKDERVVAYGRRDGVEVVRDRISLANIPLTVLIGSGGVLINALIDFQNTEFVPGEFEGIEPLDGATDVLPTVTLEWQSKRAKMYDIYFGEEGNLQLLEKNYFDNKYEVKGLKPSTTYEWKIVARNAFGETESKVFKFRIGDAPTVPDNPVPYDGAQKVWIEPRLMWQSERASSFDLYLGKSPDELQLVATVDEPEYDTKKLDLGTAYYWKVVAKNAYGETEGPVWIFSTGDVPTKPELIEPKGEKVWVQPTFKWISEDANEYELYLGTDASSLELIATTTELEFTLPYELEMDTAFVWKVVAKNDFGSSESEMETFKTGKAPVFLNILSPADGEEDVWKDPELAWEFDCADTYDVYLGKSKEDLELIAEDIKDSKLVVNDLELGTTYYWKVVGKNRFGEAESPIVKFTVGNVPAQPFNPYPEDGAVDQFNNLVLRWESAKADSYDLYIGFSPDKLELFASDMLESAVEVTDLLFGTTYYWKVVAKNRFGSTEGPVWKFTTGQVPEQPRAVYPENGATEVPVDVTLKWESGRAEEFDLYFGTVSLELIAQLKEAQAEYELPTLHFGTEYKWKVIARNKFGEVESEVFSFRTKLPTIQKQTLLGHSGQDTARKVVKTSDGGYILVASTQSSKLEGFKGESDILVIKLNKELEIQWMKLLGGTGWDEAADVKEVADGYVVLGYTLSKEVDGQVNKGGWEYLLAKLDKEGNTKWLKLYGGTGNDIPSKVIVTSDGGFLIVGTTNSVNGDTRGNIGTWDSWLLKLDSQGNIVASKTFGGLDRDKAIDVIELEDGYLVANVTYSLEGNIPYNHGTSDIWIFKVSKDLSTISINVAIGGTDQDEVSRIIKTRDGNFLIVGYTTSVDGDVQQNAGYWDVLVAKINPEGKILWLKTFGGAEEDIAYAGAEFVDGGFAIVGYTFSKVDGQKGAADVWLIDIDNDGNLRWSKTYGGSLADYGYDVFIEEDGTILVVGTSFSRNGDLGINLGGSDIWLFKVK, encoded by the coding sequence ATGAGGAAAGTATTCCTATGGTTTTTTGTTCTTCTCGCACTTGTATCTACTATAGCGTTTTCGCAAGTGACACAAACAACGCCTTTAGCAAGGTTGTATTACGAGCTGAAAGCACTTCTTGAAAACCCGAACGTTGACCTCAAAGAAGCACTCGACACGTTACTTCAAAAGTACGCTCCCATCGTTGAACCAATCTTACCTCCAGGTGAATACGAAGAGTACAGCCTTGGACTTTCAGAACTCGACAAGGCACTATTAGAAAACGGTATTTGGATTACGAGAGCTACTGTCGAAATATTCAATCAGGAAGTTGTAGAAGGTCCGTTCCTTTTGAACTACGATAGAGAAACTGGTCAGGCAACCGGACTAATTACGAAGCTCAAAGCAGGTAAATACAACGTAATCGTCAAAGTCCTCGGTTTAATCGACAAAAAGGACGAAAGAGTGGTTGCATACGGTCGAAGAGACGGAGTAGAAGTTGTGAGAGATAGGATATCTCTCGCAAACATTCCATTAACGGTTTTAATAGGTTCCGGTGGAGTGCTCATCAACGCGTTGATCGATTTCCAAAATACTGAGTTTGTGCCTGGAGAATTCGAAGGAATTGAACCACTAGACGGTGCTACTGACGTGCTTCCAACAGTTACTTTGGAATGGCAATCGAAACGCGCAAAAATGTACGACATTTACTTTGGAGAAGAAGGTAACCTACAACTGTTGGAAAAGAACTACTTTGATAACAAATACGAAGTCAAAGGTTTGAAACCTTCAACAACATATGAATGGAAAATAGTTGCCAGAAATGCTTTCGGAGAAACAGAAAGCAAAGTCTTTAAGTTCAGAATAGGCGATGCTCCAACTGTTCCAGATAACCCCGTTCCGTACGACGGTGCACAGAAGGTATGGATTGAGCCTCGTCTGATGTGGCAATCAGAAAGAGCTTCGAGTTTCGATTTGTACCTTGGAAAATCTCCTGATGAATTACAACTTGTTGCAACCGTTGATGAACCGGAATATGACACCAAAAAGCTTGATCTCGGAACGGCTTACTATTGGAAAGTTGTTGCGAAAAACGCGTATGGTGAGACCGAAGGACCTGTTTGGATCTTCTCAACCGGTGATGTTCCAACCAAACCAGAACTAATTGAACCAAAAGGTGAAAAAGTTTGGGTACAGCCAACATTTAAGTGGATAAGCGAGGATGCGAACGAATATGAATTGTACCTCGGAACAGATGCGAGTAGCTTAGAGCTTATAGCTACAACCACGGAACTCGAATTCACATTGCCATATGAACTTGAAATGGACACTGCATTTGTTTGGAAAGTAGTTGCCAAGAATGATTTTGGCTCAAGTGAAAGCGAAATGGAAACATTCAAAACTGGTAAGGCTCCAGTCTTCTTGAACATTTTGAGCCCGGCTGATGGTGAAGAAGATGTCTGGAAAGATCCAGAACTTGCATGGGAATTCGACTGCGCAGATACCTACGATGTGTACCTTGGAAAATCCAAAGAAGACTTAGAACTTATTGCGGAAGATATTAAAGATAGCAAATTGGTTGTGAACGACCTTGAACTTGGTACAACGTACTATTGGAAAGTTGTTGGAAAGAATAGATTTGGCGAGGCCGAAAGCCCAATTGTCAAATTCACCGTTGGAAATGTTCCAGCACAGCCGTTTAATCCTTATCCTGAAGACGGTGCAGTTGATCAATTCAACAACCTGGTGCTCAGATGGGAAAGTGCAAAAGCGGATTCGTATGATCTATACATAGGGTTCTCACCAGACAAGCTCGAATTGTTTGCTTCAGACATGTTAGAAAGCGCAGTGGAAGTTACAGACTTACTATTTGGTACAACGTATTATTGGAAAGTTGTTGCAAAGAACAGATTTGGAAGCACAGAAGGACCTGTTTGGAAATTCACAACAGGTCAAGTACCAGAACAACCGAGAGCAGTTTATCCAGAAAATGGTGCAACAGAAGTTCCAGTTGATGTAACATTAAAGTGGGAAAGTGGAAGGGCTGAAGAATTTGATCTCTACTTTGGAACGGTATCGCTGGAATTAATTGCTCAACTCAAGGAAGCACAGGCAGAATACGAACTTCCAACACTTCACTTTGGAACGGAGTACAAATGGAAGGTCATAGCCAGAAACAAATTCGGAGAAGTTGAAAGCGAAGTATTCTCATTCAGGACGAAACTCCCGACAATTCAAAAACAAACTTTGCTCGGTCACTCAGGTCAAGATACAGCAAGAAAAGTTGTCAAGACAAGCGATGGCGGTTACATACTTGTTGCAAGCACACAATCGAGCAAACTCGAAGGTTTCAAAGGTGAGTCTGATATACTCGTTATAAAGCTGAACAAAGAACTTGAAATTCAGTGGATGAAACTACTTGGTGGTACTGGCTGGGATGAAGCTGCGGATGTCAAAGAGGTAGCAGACGGATATGTTGTGCTTGGGTACACATTGTCGAAAGAAGTTGATGGTCAAGTTAACAAAGGTGGATGGGAATACCTGCTTGCCAAACTTGATAAAGAAGGAAATACTAAATGGCTAAAACTCTACGGTGGAACGGGTAACGACATACCATCCAAAGTCATCGTAACATCCGACGGCGGTTTCTTAATCGTTGGTACAACCAACTCAGTCAACGGTGATACTCGCGGAAACATCGGAACATGGGACAGCTGGCTACTCAAACTTGATTCACAAGGAAACATCGTTGCAAGTAAGACATTCGGCGGTTTGGATAGAGATAAGGCTATAGATGTAATTGAACTCGAAGACGGTTACCTTGTTGCAAACGTTACATACTCGCTTGAAGGCAACATTCCATACAACCATGGAACATCTGACATCTGGATATTCAAAGTGAGCAAAGACTTGAGCACAATAAGCATAAATGTTGCAATTGGAGGAACAGATCAAGACGAGGTCTCGAGAATAATCAAAACAAGGGATGGTAACTTCTTAATTGTAGGTTACACAACATCTGTTGATGGAGACGTTCAACAAAACGCTGGCTACTGGGATGTACTTGTTGCGAAGATTAACCCAGAAGGTAAAATCCTGTGGCTCAAGACGTTTGGTGGTGCTGAAGAAGACATCGCTTA
- a CDS encoding ABC transporter substrate-binding protein, translated as MRRFFLLVFLAVFLTTALFADVVYKRDETLYAGGGMWSPPSNWNPITPWNAVTGTVGLIYETLYGYDPLKDELIPWLAESGRWLQKNAFEIKLRKGVTWHDGTPFTSKDVKFTLELAKQIPEISYSYLWNWIAKVETPDDYTVVFTFTVPRYHEWNYQLYQLPIIPQHIWSKRSKDEILSGANEKPIGTGPYMAETYSDDRMIYLRNDSWWGNKVFGQPKPKRIVYLRVLSNNVAVGMILKGELDISNFFLPGIPTLKKSYSQIHTWFDKEPYMLSDNTAYLFINTTKKPLNDPNLRRALAFAIDPNVIARTVFEGQVVPSNPVGFLPIKGWMKYYPENAVKQLGFKYDPKTARELLDKAGYKDVNKDGYREAPDGSKFKVSIIVPFGWTDWMESAKLIASQFRAVGINAEAQFPDYSKYWEDLTSGKFDMAINNFNSQMSVSPWTMFNWVFNSNIDEYMYNGNFGRYNNPKLFDLVTQLNMTPMDDIAANKRIVEQIAEIFLKDMPAIPLWYNGMWFQASTQVWKNWPSEKNPYAYPVTWVGRWQTGGILMLIGISSK; from the coding sequence ATGAGAAGGTTTTTCCTGCTGGTGTTTCTGGCGGTTTTTCTTACAACAGCTTTATTTGCTGATGTTGTCTACAAACGCGATGAAACGTTGTACGCAGGTGGTGGTATGTGGTCTCCACCATCCAACTGGAACCCGATCACACCATGGAACGCAGTAACTGGGACTGTAGGATTGATTTACGAAACGTTGTATGGTTACGATCCTCTCAAAGACGAACTCATACCGTGGCTTGCCGAAAGTGGAAGATGGCTTCAAAAGAACGCCTTTGAAATTAAGCTGAGAAAGGGTGTAACTTGGCACGATGGTACTCCGTTTACATCAAAAGACGTGAAATTCACACTGGAACTTGCAAAACAAATCCCCGAAATTTCCTACAGCTATTTGTGGAACTGGATTGCAAAGGTAGAAACTCCGGACGATTATACGGTTGTTTTTACTTTCACAGTTCCAAGGTATCACGAATGGAACTACCAACTTTACCAGTTACCGATTATACCACAGCACATCTGGTCGAAAAGGTCAAAAGATGAAATTCTTTCCGGCGCAAATGAGAAGCCAATTGGAACAGGACCTTACATGGCCGAAACATACTCAGATGATCGTATGATTTACCTGAGAAACGATAGCTGGTGGGGAAACAAGGTTTTCGGACAGCCAAAGCCAAAGAGGATTGTATACTTAAGAGTGCTCAGCAACAACGTGGCAGTCGGAATGATACTCAAAGGTGAACTCGACATTTCCAATTTCTTCCTGCCAGGTATCCCAACATTAAAGAAGAGTTATTCTCAAATTCATACGTGGTTTGATAAAGAACCCTACATGCTTTCCGACAACACAGCGTATTTGTTTATCAACACAACAAAGAAGCCCCTAAATGATCCAAACCTTAGAAGAGCTTTGGCTTTCGCAATTGATCCGAACGTCATTGCCAGAACAGTATTCGAAGGACAAGTTGTGCCAAGTAACCCTGTTGGATTCCTCCCAATCAAAGGTTGGATGAAGTACTATCCTGAAAATGCTGTCAAACAACTTGGATTTAAGTATGACCCGAAGACAGCAAGAGAATTACTTGATAAAGCAGGATACAAGGATGTAAACAAAGATGGCTACAGAGAAGCACCGGACGGAAGTAAATTCAAAGTCTCTATAATTGTTCCGTTCGGATGGACCGACTGGATGGAATCCGCTAAGCTTATCGCCTCACAGTTCAGAGCCGTCGGTATCAATGCAGAAGCTCAGTTCCCCGATTACAGTAAGTACTGGGAAGACTTAACAAGCGGAAAATTCGATATGGCGATCAACAACTTCAATTCCCAGATGAGCGTCTCTCCGTGGACGATGTTCAACTGGGTCTTTAATTCCAACATCGACGAATATATGTACAACGGTAATTTCGGAAGATACAACAATCCAAAACTCTTCGATTTAGTCACACAACTTAACATGACACCAATGGATGATATTGCTGCTAATAAACGTATTGTGGAACAAATAGCTGAGATCTTCCTCAAAGATATGCCGGCGATACCTCTATGGTACAATGGTATGTGGTTCCAGGCAAGTACGCAAGTTTGGAAGAATTGGCCAAGTGAAAAGAATCCATATGCTTATCCAGTTACCTGGGTCGGAAGATGGCAGACCGGAGGAATACTCATGCTGATAGGCATATCAAGTAAATAA
- a CDS encoding ABC transporter ATP-binding protein, translating into MLRVDNLKLYYKTLRGFVKAVDDVSFEVRDEELLGLAGESGCGKSTLGNGLILLKPPLNYFGGDVQLDGEKLPIDDFEKMNDFRFKKISIIPQYAMDALNPTKKLGTYVSDVLISKGIEPESVWDRLIERLKYVNLSEKVLKMYPIELSGGMKQRVVMVISTLLNPSLLIADEITSALDVSTQKAVCLMIKGFKDDGIVKSMIFITHDLSVLYQIADRIMVMYAGKVAEIGRTRQLIENPAHPYTRMLLNSLPEVGVRYTEKLLTGIAGQPPQLLNPPTGCRFKERCPLRGKECDEEPPKVQIEEDHVAYCWKVNTNA; encoded by the coding sequence ATGCTAAGAGTTGATAATCTCAAATTGTACTACAAGACATTGAGAGGGTTTGTTAAAGCTGTTGACGATGTGAGCTTCGAGGTAAGGGATGAAGAGTTGCTTGGTCTTGCAGGTGAGTCAGGATGCGGGAAATCAACACTTGGAAATGGCTTAATATTGCTCAAGCCACCGTTGAATTATTTCGGTGGGGACGTCCAACTTGACGGTGAGAAACTTCCGATAGATGATTTCGAGAAAATGAACGACTTTCGGTTCAAGAAAATCTCTATAATTCCACAATACGCAATGGATGCACTGAATCCTACCAAAAAGCTTGGAACTTACGTAAGTGACGTTCTAATTAGTAAAGGTATAGAACCTGAAAGTGTTTGGGATAGGCTAATTGAAAGGCTAAAGTACGTCAATTTGTCAGAAAAGGTTTTGAAAATGTATCCAATAGAACTTTCAGGAGGTATGAAACAACGTGTGGTTATGGTTATCTCTACTTTGCTTAATCCATCCTTGCTGATAGCTGATGAAATAACTTCAGCGCTCGATGTGTCGACGCAAAAAGCGGTTTGTCTTATGATTAAGGGTTTTAAAGACGATGGGATAGTCAAATCAATGATATTTATAACTCATGACCTCTCGGTGTTATACCAAATTGCCGATAGGATAATGGTCATGTACGCCGGTAAGGTAGCTGAAATAGGCAGAACTCGTCAACTTATCGAAAATCCCGCACATCCCTACACAAGGATGCTTCTGAATTCATTACCAGAGGTGGGAGTGCGCTATACGGAAAAACTCCTGACCGGTATAGCAGGGCAACCACCACAGCTTTTAAATCCACCTACCGGTTGTCGATTCAAAGAACGATGTCCGTTGAGGGGGAAAGAATGTGACGAAGAGCCTCCAAAAGTTCAGATAGAAGAAGATCACGTTGCGTACTGCTGGAAGGTGAACACGAATGCTTGA
- a CDS encoding ABC transporter ATP-binding protein has translation MLEIVNLTKAYPIGPFGREKFYAVDNVSFKIEDQEIVSLIGESGSGKTTIGKLILRLIKPTSGKIFYNAFDISSFKNLKEYYRHVQGVFQDPFSSYNPIFKVDRVFEMVREEFYPDVKRSDWQERLQKVIEDIGLNPKEVLGKFPHQLSGGQLQRLLIARALLMETKFLVADEIISMLDASTRIDVLNTLIKLKEKGLSVLFITHDLSLGYYTSDKTIILYRGSIMEHGETEKVFNNPLHPYTKMLLESVPTLHKKWEKSSVALEGKSVPKGYCKFYDRCPLGDINCKNVELREVENGHFVACTKV, from the coding sequence ATGCTTGAGATAGTGAATTTGACGAAAGCCTATCCAATCGGTCCATTTGGAAGGGAAAAGTTTTACGCAGTTGACAATGTGAGCTTTAAAATAGAAGATCAGGAAATAGTCTCCCTTATAGGGGAAAGCGGCAGCGGAAAGACGACCATTGGAAAACTTATATTGAGATTGATCAAACCAACTTCTGGAAAGATATTTTACAATGCTTTTGACATATCATCCTTCAAAAACCTAAAGGAATACTACCGCCATGTGCAGGGGGTGTTCCAAGATCCTTTTAGCTCGTACAATCCGATTTTCAAGGTAGACAGGGTCTTTGAGATGGTTAGGGAGGAATTCTATCCAGATGTCAAGCGCAGCGATTGGCAAGAGCGATTGCAAAAAGTCATCGAAGATATCGGTTTAAATCCGAAAGAAGTTCTGGGTAAATTTCCGCACCAGCTAAGCGGTGGACAACTTCAGAGACTTCTTATAGCGCGTGCTTTGCTTATGGAAACGAAATTTTTGGTAGCTGATGAGATAATAAGTATGCTTGATGCTTCTACCAGAATCGATGTATTGAACACTCTGATAAAGTTGAAGGAAAAAGGACTTTCAGTTCTGTTCATTACTCACGATCTTTCACTTGGTTACTATACAAGCGACAAGACTATAATTCTTTATCGAGGAAGTATAATGGAGCACGGTGAGACTGAAAAAGTCTTCAATAACCCGCTCCATCCGTACACAAAAATGCTCCTGGAATCCGTGCCCACACTTCACAAGAAATGGGAAAAAAGCAGCGTTGCTCTTGAAGGAAAAAGTGTGCCGAAAGGATACTGTAAGTTCTACGATAGGTGCCCACTTGGAGATATCAACTGCAAGAACGTGGAACTAAGAGAAGTAGAGAACGGTCATTTCGTAGCATGTACGAAGGTATAA
- a CDS encoding ABC transporter permease, translating into MKKYLRTKIFVYILTFIFAVTIDWLIPRLMPGNPILVLVSRFATLPESSKIVYSYLTKAFGLDLPMWRQYLNFWIAFFKGDLGVSIYLYPKPVVDVLKSALPYSLGILIPSILASWFVGNNLGAIAARRKRLDSIMLPIMYFITGAPYLWIGILLAYFLGVVLRIFPIAGAYSFALRPHWSWLFVGDFLKHWILPFLSLFIIQLGGWAIGMRNMIIYELESNYARYLETLGVKRKLIRKYAFRNAILPQITGLALQLGTVIAGQVTTEVVFSYPGIGYILTQAILNQDYFLIQGCFLFIIIGVLVANFTVDLVYLALDPRVRFSYGGEI; encoded by the coding sequence ATGAAGAAATATCTGAGAACAAAGATATTTGTTTATATCCTTACGTTTATCTTCGCTGTTACTATCGATTGGTTGATTCCCAGGCTCATGCCTGGGAATCCTATACTTGTTTTAGTTTCAAGATTTGCAACTTTGCCAGAATCCTCGAAAATCGTTTATAGCTATCTCACAAAAGCATTTGGCTTGGACCTTCCAATGTGGAGGCAGTACCTGAATTTTTGGATCGCATTCTTTAAGGGCGACCTTGGAGTAAGTATCTATCTTTACCCAAAACCTGTCGTAGATGTTCTCAAAAGCGCTCTTCCGTACTCGCTTGGGATACTGATACCTTCCATACTGGCAAGCTGGTTCGTTGGTAACAATCTCGGTGCCATTGCAGCACGCCGAAAAAGATTGGATTCTATTATGTTACCTATCATGTATTTCATAACCGGAGCACCGTACCTTTGGATAGGAATCTTGCTTGCATACTTTCTTGGTGTTGTGCTCAGGATTTTCCCAATAGCCGGAGCTTACAGTTTTGCTCTAAGACCACACTGGTCTTGGCTTTTTGTCGGAGATTTTCTGAAACATTGGATTCTACCATTCCTTTCGCTTTTTATAATTCAACTTGGCGGATGGGCAATAGGTATGAGAAATATGATTATCTACGAACTTGAGAGTAACTACGCAAGGTATCTGGAAACTTTGGGTGTGAAAAGAAAACTTATCAGAAAATACGCATTCAGGAACGCTATATTGCCCCAGATTACTGGTCTTGCTCTCCAGCTTGGAACGGTAATCGCTGGTCAAGTAACCACGGAAGTTGTCTTTTCATATCCAGGGATAGGATATATACTAACTCAGGCGATACTAAACCAAGATTATTTTTTAATTCAGGGCTGTTTCTTGTTCATCATAATCGGAGTGCTCGTAGCAAACTTCACCGTTGACCTTGTATACCTGGCGCTCGATCCACGGGTCAGATTTTCTTACGGTGGTGAGATTTGA
- a CDS encoding ABC transporter permease, protein MREILFFALRNKKLRIGLSIVVFFLVLAIIGPYISKYKDPLEYVGPGYQPPSRNYWLGTTTFGQDVFTQLVFGLRSSFFIGFLGGGLATLIGLIIGFFAGYEGGWIDELLMMVTNILLVVPTLALLIIIASYLPYRGIFIQSVIIGFTAWPWTARAVRAQTLSLKVREYVNLARITGRSHLKIILYEIMPNMMSYVFMVFILQFGGAILAAVGLDFIGLGPTKGISIGLMLQNAVLWNAIQLGMWWWAITPGLVITLIVGALYFMNTGLDEVFNPRLREM, encoded by the coding sequence ATGAGGGAAATTTTGTTTTTCGCATTGAGAAACAAAAAACTCAGAATAGGGCTGTCCATTGTTGTCTTCTTTCTTGTATTAGCTATAATAGGTCCGTACATTTCCAAGTACAAAGATCCGTTAGAGTACGTAGGTCCCGGCTATCAACCACCAAGTAGAAATTACTGGTTGGGTACAACCACGTTTGGGCAAGATGTGTTCACGCAGCTGGTTTTTGGACTGAGGTCTTCGTTCTTCATAGGGTTTCTTGGTGGGGGATTGGCCACTTTGATTGGTTTAATTATAGGATTTTTCGCAGGTTACGAAGGTGGTTGGATCGATGAGTTGCTGATGATGGTTACTAATATACTTCTTGTTGTACCGACCCTTGCGTTGTTGATTATCATTGCTTCCTATCTTCCGTACAGGGGTATATTCATCCAAAGTGTTATCATCGGTTTCACCGCATGGCCATGGACCGCCCGAGCCGTGAGAGCGCAAACTTTGTCATTAAAGGTACGCGAGTACGTGAACCTTGCCAGGATAACTGGTCGGAGTCATTTGAAAATCATTCTCTACGAGATAATGCCCAACATGATGTCGTACGTGTTTATGGTCTTCATACTTCAATTTGGCGGTGCGATACTTGCCGCTGTGGGTCTTGATTTCATAGGACTGGGGCCAACAAAGGGTATTTCGATAGGATTGATGCTCCAGAACGCTGTGCTTTGGAATGCTATTCAGTTAGGTATGTGGTGGTGGGCGATAACTCCCGGATTGGTGATAACCTTGATCGTTGGTGCTCTGTACTTTATGAACACCGGACTGGATGAAGTGTTCAATCCAAGACTTAGAGAGATGTAG